The following nucleotide sequence is from Desulfovibrio sp..
CCCGTCGAAGTGGGGAAATCCGTTCGTCATCGGTCGGGACGGTGACCGGAACACGGTGCTTGCCAGGTATCGGGAATGGCTGTGGGCGGAGATCAACGCCGGTCGCGTGCGGCTTCCGGATCTGGCTGGCCTCGACGGCGCCGCGTTGGTCTGCTGCTGCGCGCCGAAGCCGTGTCATGGTGAGATTTTGCTTGCAGCGGCGGCCTGGGCTGCCCGCAAGTTGGCAGTATAAAGGGACCCAATATGGCTCGAAAGCCGCAACCTTTTG
It contains:
- a CDS encoding DUF4326 domain-containing protein yields the protein MPVFNHLTERDFIPPGAIRIMRPSKWGNPFVIGRDGDRNTVLARYREWLWAEINAGRVRLPDLAGLDGAALVCCCAPKPCHGEILLAAAAWAARKLAV